From a region of the Fervidobacterium sp. genome:
- a CDS encoding SagB/ThcOx family dehydrogenase — MSDNDLIRNREFLKSNWEVLKSYVTDQKKGVPIPPFEKPYPEDAELIDLPFAKNLGKRNVSEVIEHRVSHRKYLDIPLSIEELSFLLWATQGVRGKTEKVTFRTVPSAGSRHPFETYVYARNVESLDEAVYRYLPLEHKLLLHKKGTKLAEQIIKATLDQNFVGEGAAVFIWTAIPYRTEWRYGPAAHKAILLDAGHVCQNLYIACESIDAGTCAIAAYSQRLMDEFVGVDGIDEFVIYLAPVGKVK; from the coding sequence ATGTCTGATAACGATCTTATAAGAAATCGAGAGTTTTTGAAATCGAATTGGGAAGTACTTAAAAGTTATGTAACCGATCAGAAAAAAGGAGTGCCAATTCCTCCATTTGAAAAACCCTATCCTGAAGATGCTGAGTTGATCGATTTACCTTTTGCAAAGAATCTGGGAAAAAGGAATGTAAGCGAAGTTATAGAACACAGAGTAAGCCATAGAAAGTACCTTGATATTCCGTTGTCAATTGAAGAGCTTTCCTTCTTACTGTGGGCAACACAAGGTGTTAGGGGAAAGACTGAAAAAGTAACATTTAGGACTGTGCCATCCGCTGGTTCAAGACACCCTTTCGAAACTTACGTTTATGCAAGAAATGTTGAAAGTTTAGACGAGGCTGTGTATAGATACCTACCTTTGGAACATAAGCTATTGTTACATAAAAAAGGCACAAAGCTTGCAGAACAGATAATCAAGGCAACATTAGACCAAAACTTTGTCGGAGAAGGTGCAGCAGTATTCATATGGACCGCTATACCTTACAGAACAGAATGGCGTTATGGACCAGCTGCACATAAAGCTATTTTGCTTGATGCAGGGCACGTTTGCCAGAATCTTTACATTGCGTGTGAGAGTATCGATGCAGGGACTTGTGCTATAGCCGCTTATTCACAGAGGCTTATGGATGAATTTGTTGGTGTGGATGGGATAGATGAGTTCGTAATTTATCTCGCACCAGTAGGAAAAGTTAAATAG
- a CDS encoding methyl-accepting chemotaxis protein, whose product MRISTYLGFVTPILIVLFAFSMLVSLFFFSQLQFSHIKDSEEEKFDEFVSMKISEAFSTLNAVALSLRNNTAILQAIATNNRDELAKTTEDLLKILNEKIHISELRFHTADLKLYYSSSEPTKFGESLDYRKDIVKVSSSKEALDTIAVGKKGIEFRTIHPLIHEGNYIGSVEVVEHIDEKYLEEIPGDSILVILSDERGNFTNKVSKENSNIENFHEKFNIQNILNGKHAHFIEGNYVYTDRLLNDYEDKVLGVLLSKISVENTVKTQRNSMIIQVIITLVVATSIAIFNNYYSRRTSKKIKLITKQFERLSTGDFTQINSPTSERDEFDMINNSVFQMTSKLRETIKTMVEMADNINNRAAIVKLSADDFARRKIYLSKLSDELNQSSQDVSLSVEKLTYGVQEVAASAQNVANSSQDLSNRADLMFKAAKHGEDAIETISKVVSETTNKAQVTEKVVNGLADSARNIGEIVQTIDSIAEQTNLLALNAAIEAARAGEAGRGFAVVADEIRKLAEESKKATERISQMLSSIQKDSELASKAVYDMIVAVKEADQEMNNISQALMNILKEIENVTKMVENLAASSEEMNAGAEEMSSALSSAARTITAIAEKTNQMNKESQQQAEDFEKLKQSTEEFSKIAQKLKEVTNIFKI is encoded by the coding sequence ATGAGGATTTCAACTTATTTAGGATTTGTCACTCCTATTCTGATAGTACTGTTTGCATTTTCAATGCTGGTTAGCTTGTTCTTTTTCTCACAGCTTCAGTTTTCACATATCAAGGATAGTGAAGAAGAAAAATTTGATGAGTTTGTTTCCATGAAAATTTCGGAAGCGTTCTCTACGCTGAATGCTGTAGCTTTGTCTTTGAGAAATAATACAGCTATCTTGCAAGCCATTGCAACAAATAACCGTGATGAATTAGCAAAAACAACCGAAGATTTACTAAAAATACTTAATGAAAAAATTCACATTAGCGAGCTTCGTTTTCACACAGCAGATTTAAAATTGTATTATAGTTCATCTGAGCCTACGAAATTTGGAGAAAGTTTAGATTACAGAAAAGACATTGTTAAAGTTAGTAGTTCGAAAGAAGCCTTGGATACAATAGCTGTAGGTAAGAAGGGTATAGAGTTCAGAACAATTCATCCTTTGATACACGAAGGTAATTACATTGGAAGTGTAGAGGTTGTAGAACATATTGATGAAAAATATCTGGAAGAGATTCCGGGGGACAGTATTTTAGTTATTCTCAGCGATGAGAGAGGGAATTTTACAAATAAGGTAAGTAAGGAAAATAGTAATATAGAGAATTTCCACGAAAAATTCAATATTCAAAATATATTAAATGGGAAGCATGCGCATTTTATAGAAGGAAATTATGTTTATACAGATAGGTTGCTAAATGACTATGAAGATAAAGTTTTGGGTGTGCTCTTATCAAAAATCAGCGTCGAGAACACTGTGAAAACCCAAAGAAATAGTATGATTATTCAGGTCATTATAACATTAGTGGTTGCCACTTCGATTGCGATTTTCAATAATTATTATTCAAGACGTACATCAAAGAAGATTAAATTAATTACAAAACAGTTTGAAAGACTTTCAACAGGTGATTTCACCCAGATTAATTCACCAACTTCTGAGAGAGATGAATTTGATATGATTAATAATTCAGTCTTCCAAATGACGAGTAAGTTGAGGGAAACTATCAAAACGATGGTTGAAATGGCTGACAATATAAATAACCGAGCAGCGATAGTTAAACTTTCTGCTGATGATTTCGCCAGAAGAAAGATTTACCTTTCCAAATTGTCAGATGAGTTAAACCAGTCATCGCAAGATGTTAGTCTTTCAGTAGAAAAGTTAACTTATGGTGTACAAGAAGTGGCAGCAAGTGCACAAAATGTAGCGAACTCTTCCCAGGATTTGTCAAATAGGGCTGATTTAATGTTTAAAGCGGCTAAGCATGGTGAGGATGCTATTGAAACAATTTCGAAGGTTGTTTCAGAGACGACGAATAAGGCGCAGGTTACCGAAAAGGTTGTTAACGGACTTGCGGATAGTGCGAGGAATATAGGTGAAATAGTTCAAACAATTGATTCTATTGCGGAGCAGACCAATTTGTTGGCACTTAATGCGGCAATAGAAGCTGCGAGAGCAGGTGAGGCTGGCAGAGGTTTTGCAGTTGTTGCAGATGAAATAAGAAAACTTGCTGAAGAGAGTAAGAAAGCAACAGAAAGGATTTCACAAATGCTGAGCAGTATCCAAAAAGATTCAGAATTAGCTTCAAAAGCTGTGTACGATATGATTGTTGCTGTGAAGGAAGCCGATCAGGAGATGAATAATATTAGTCAGGCATTGATGAATATTTTAAAAGAGATAGAAAATGTCACGAAAATGGTTGAGAATTTAGCGGCAAGTTCTGAAGAGATGAATGCGGGTGCAGAGGAAATGAGTAGTGCGCTAAGTAGTGCTGCAAGAACGATAACAGCTATTGCAGAAAAAACAAATCAAATGAACAAAGAAAGTCAACAACAAGCGGAGGATTTTGAAAAACTCAAGCAATCTACAGAGGAGTTTTCTAAGATAGCTCAAAAACTGAAAGAAGTTACAAATATTTTCAAAATATGA
- a CDS encoding permease → MREFILIVVIFLVFYLTPFESPAVTDSIISGFRMLNEYARKHVLFCLVPAFFIAGTIIVFLKKDSILKLLGPNTKRFISYPIAAVSGSILAVCSCTILPIFGGIYKKGAGIGPAITFLFSGPAINVAAIFLTARVLGWELGLARMISTITAAVLVGLIMELIFQEKGTGGFATSESNDKVVKSVIFFFLQLLFLVLDGLKLNQTIKNISMGAVALSIAGMAIFGFEKSQTIAWLNETWDFTKKILPYLLLGIFFAGMLTKLLPESLVVNLLGKNDIFSSFVAALIGALMYFATLTEIPIVQALTELGMAKGPTLSLLMAGNTLSLPSMIVITKLLGKKKAFTYFCLVVCFATLFGFLYGIL, encoded by the coding sequence ATGCGCGAATTCATACTTATCGTTGTTATTTTTCTGGTATTTTACTTAACACCTTTTGAGAGTCCCGCTGTAACTGACAGCATAATAAGCGGCTTTAGAATGCTAAATGAATACGCACGAAAGCATGTTTTATTTTGTCTTGTACCAGCATTTTTCATAGCTGGTACAATAATAGTATTTTTGAAAAAGGATTCTATCTTAAAACTTTTAGGTCCAAACACTAAGAGATTCATTTCCTATCCAATTGCTGCAGTCAGTGGTTCTATACTTGCGGTATGTTCTTGTACAATATTACCTATTTTTGGTGGAATATACAAAAAGGGAGCAGGTATAGGTCCTGCTATAACGTTTCTTTTTTCAGGTCCTGCTATAAACGTCGCCGCTATATTTCTAACAGCAAGGGTACTTGGATGGGAACTCGGATTAGCAAGAATGATATCAACTATAACAGCTGCAGTATTAGTTGGACTCATCATGGAACTTATATTTCAAGAAAAAGGTACAGGAGGATTCGCAACATCGGAAAGTAATGATAAAGTTGTAAAAAGTGTCATTTTCTTCTTTTTACAGTTACTATTTCTTGTGCTTGATGGCTTAAAACTAAACCAGACAATTAAAAACATCAGCATGGGTGCGGTAGCACTTTCCATCGCCGGTATGGCGATATTTGGATTTGAAAAATCGCAAACGATAGCTTGGCTTAACGAAACCTGGGACTTTACCAAGAAGATACTTCCATATTTGCTTTTGGGTATATTTTTTGCTGGTATGCTTACGAAACTACTTCCAGAAAGTCTTGTTGTAAATTTACTTGGTAAAAATGATATTTTTTCTTCATTTGTCGCGGCGTTGATTGGTGCACTAATGTATTTCGCAACTCTCACCGAAATACCTATTGTCCAAGCATTAACTGAACTTGGAATGGCAAAAGGACCAACGCTCTCACTTCTTATGGCAGGAAATACACTCAGCCTACCAAGCATGATAGTAATAACCAAACTCTTGGGCAAGAAGAAGGCATTTACCTATTTTTGTTTAGTTGTGTGTTTTGCAACTTTATTCGGATTTCTCTACGGTATACTTTAA
- a CDS encoding thioredoxin family protein, which yields MMKKIEIFGTGCARCKQTHKIINLALQELGIDAVVEKVEDINQIIQRGVVSTPAVAINGEIVFSGKIPTLDEAKKLILEH from the coding sequence ATCATGAAAAAGATAGAAATATTCGGTACAGGTTGTGCAAGGTGCAAACAAACGCACAAAATTATAAATCTTGCCCTTCAAGAGCTTGGGATTGACGCAGTTGTAGAAAAAGTGGAAGATATAAATCAAATCATACAAAGGGGAGTAGTCTCTACACCAGCTGTTGCAATAAATGGCGAAATTGTCTTCTCTGGGAAAATACCAACCCTTGACGAGGCAAAAAAGCTAATTCTAGAACATTAA
- a CDS encoding radical SAM protein: MGFEKHKTTGGMLISLMYYPVLTLGPGKRLGIWTQGCSIHCKGCMSEHTWDFDENKHLPWTLIKSKLIENAKKSKSLTISGGEPFDQFDQLIFLLKLARKTGYNDILLYTGYTVEELKNKFGKEFEKITKLTSALIDGRFVQGLDSELIWKGSENQRMFIYEKDHNIRKMYEDYILKRKNRKLQLISYKETLLLVGIPYQKNEPFCL, from the coding sequence ATGGGTTTTGAAAAACATAAAACAACAGGTGGAATGCTAATAAGCCTAATGTATTATCCTGTATTAACCTTAGGTCCAGGTAAGAGACTTGGAATTTGGACCCAGGGTTGTAGTATCCATTGTAAAGGTTGTATGTCTGAACATACCTGGGATTTTGACGAAAATAAACATCTTCCATGGACTTTGATTAAATCAAAACTGATTGAAAATGCTAAAAAAAGCAAAAGTTTAACAATATCAGGAGGAGAACCGTTTGATCAATTCGACCAGTTAATCTTTTTACTAAAACTTGCAAGAAAGACAGGGTACAACGACATATTATTGTACACTGGTTACACTGTTGAAGAACTAAAGAATAAGTTTGGGAAAGAATTTGAAAAAATAACCAAATTAACATCTGCTCTGATAGATGGACGCTTTGTACAAGGACTTGATTCTGAGCTGATTTGGAAAGGTTCAGAAAATCAAAGAATGTTCATTTACGAAAAAGATCATAATATTAGAAAAATGTATGAAGACTACATATTAAAAAGAAAAAATAGAAAACTACAACTAATTTCATACAAAGAAACATTACTTCTTGTGGGGATACCATACCAAAAAAATGAGCCTTTCTGCCTTTAA
- a CDS encoding DUF445 domain-containing protein, whose amino-acid sequence MGLIKKFLFDKLFLLFVLSYFFCYIFLNNVNSVLFKFLSSLLLGGLIGYVTNMLAIWMLFNPKREILGVQGVIPKRKRDIACGFSNVIQQQLVNHRSIANFLNQNKDVFIKIADKICEYLRDGDVTFENLIGDKYTEFKDFLVRKVDIPNLIIRLTERYLDYLNDEDLEVKLREIFGRLHVDEMLWVRIKDKSLESLFPNLKTIILKAVEKGLSDKENVGKIKQVIGEFVAENLKIPIPLIGNIMNSVGQIIVDGAVDSFANNFVEHRSVYVKFEETLDEYLKNKISAVISQDELRSFLFAMIDSVPSRDFLKKLLDIAKRGIVEWTENIVDEVSRVKISKVFEYYETNLRDFLVNFFENYSAEFIYYIEKFLSQISFADIVREKIENFSVAELEEMTLKLAKKELRYVEIFGIPLGMIIGLIQFFVI is encoded by the coding sequence TTGGGATTGATTAAAAAGTTTTTGTTCGATAAATTGTTCTTACTTTTTGTTTTGTCTTATTTCTTCTGTTATATTTTTCTTAATAACGTCAATTCTGTTTTGTTCAAGTTTTTGTCTTCCTTGTTACTCGGAGGTTTGATAGGATATGTTACCAATATGCTTGCAATATGGATGTTATTTAATCCAAAAAGGGAGATATTGGGTGTCCAAGGAGTTATACCGAAAAGGAAAAGAGATATAGCATGTGGTTTCTCTAATGTAATACAACAACAGCTGGTAAATCACAGAAGTATTGCAAACTTTCTAAATCAGAATAAAGACGTGTTTATCAAGATTGCTGATAAAATATGTGAATATTTGAGAGATGGTGATGTAACGTTTGAGAATTTGATTGGTGACAAGTATACTGAGTTCAAGGATTTCTTGGTTCGAAAAGTCGACATCCCAAACTTGATAATAAGGTTAACGGAGAGATATTTGGATTACTTGAACGATGAAGATTTAGAAGTTAAGTTGAGAGAGATTTTTGGACGTTTGCATGTTGATGAGATGTTGTGGGTTAGAATCAAGGATAAATCGCTGGAAAGTTTGTTTCCGAATCTCAAGACAATTATTTTAAAAGCTGTTGAGAAGGGTTTGAGTGATAAGGAAAACGTCGGTAAAATTAAGCAAGTTATTGGAGAATTTGTTGCTGAAAATTTAAAGATACCTATTCCGTTAATTGGAAATATTATGAATTCTGTTGGGCAAATTATAGTTGATGGAGCGGTTGATTCTTTTGCTAATAATTTCGTAGAACACAGAAGTGTATATGTTAAATTTGAAGAGACCTTAGATGAATATTTGAAAAATAAGATCTCTGCAGTAATTTCCCAAGATGAATTAAGAAGTTTTTTGTTTGCAATGATAGATAGTGTTCCATCAAGGGATTTTTTAAAAAAGCTTCTGGATATCGCGAAAAGAGGAATAGTTGAATGGACTGAGAATATTGTAGATGAGGTGTCCCGTGTCAAGATTTCGAAAGTTTTTGAGTATTATGAGACAAATCTAAGGGATTTTTTGGTCAATTTTTTTGAAAACTACTCAGCTGAGTTTATATATTACATAGAAAAGTTTCTATCGCAGATATCTTTCGCTGATATTGTGAGAGAAAAGATAGAAAACTTTTCAGTTGCTGAATTGGAGGAAATGACGTTAAAGCTCGCGAAGAAAGAGCTACGATACGTGGAAATATTTGGAATTCCTTTGGGGATGATAATAGGGCTTATTCAATTTTTTGTGATTTGA
- a CDS encoding DUF5685 family protein, with protein MFGYVKPFKDELKIKEWDEFRKFYCGICVNLSKKYWISKFFMTYDVVFFSILLAAINQDELIQHKKFCFFTLNKVRYFDTKSVDYATNSFLLLLKYKLLDDYEDEKKIWRKFLATFFPKKSNSFTEDFQEKVKILLSKLSKIERNNSRDLDEGAKVFGELTGLFFEGKGKNEDEKIILKHLGESLGMWVYLVDAFDDLEKDVKRNAYNPFVSAFGYSGEDIKEFKDKIRPAVREKLYSLLNEVVLSYDLLDISSHKGILDNIIYIGLFNETERVLSGKKICRKS; from the coding sequence ATGTTTGGATACGTGAAGCCGTTCAAGGACGAACTGAAGATTAAAGAGTGGGACGAGTTTAGGAAATTTTACTGTGGAATTTGTGTAAATTTGAGCAAGAAGTATTGGATATCCAAGTTTTTTATGACGTATGACGTGGTGTTTTTCAGCATACTTCTGGCTGCTATCAATCAGGATGAACTTATTCAGCATAAAAAATTTTGCTTTTTTACACTAAATAAGGTGAGGTACTTTGATACCAAAAGTGTAGATTATGCAACGAATTCGTTTCTGTTATTACTTAAGTATAAGTTGCTTGATGATTATGAAGACGAAAAAAAGATTTGGAGAAAGTTTTTAGCAACTTTTTTTCCTAAAAAGTCAAATAGTTTCACCGAAGATTTTCAAGAAAAGGTAAAGATTTTACTTAGCAAGTTAAGTAAAATTGAGAGAAATAATTCTCGAGATTTAGATGAAGGTGCTAAGGTTTTTGGGGAACTTACTGGATTGTTTTTTGAAGGTAAAGGTAAAAACGAGGACGAAAAAATTATTTTAAAGCACCTTGGTGAGAGTTTAGGTATGTGGGTGTACCTCGTTGATGCGTTTGATGATTTGGAAAAAGATGTTAAAAGGAATGCTTACAATCCATTCGTTTCAGCTTTTGGATACAGTGGTGAGGACATCAAGGAATTCAAAGATAAGATAAGACCAGCAGTAAGAGAAAAGCTCTACTCTTTGCTTAACGAAGTTGTGTTGAGTTACGATTTACTGGATATTTCAAGCCACAAAGGTATACTTGATAACATAATTTATATTGGACTTTTCAACGAAACGGAAAGAGTTTTATCGGGTAAAAAAATTTGTAGAAAATCCTAA
- a CDS encoding exonuclease SbcCD subunit D has protein sequence MKILHTSDWHLGRRPAGGLGKYSETRYQDFFVAAEHLVKTAIEENVDLVIISGDLFDSNRIDPDILHRTENILKLLKEANITVLAIEGNHDISYDRTSWLNYLEKKQLLKNLNFSRNDNLFEFKPYIYNGIPIYGIPYQGTFTEETLQKLSENIEGQDNIVICHTAISNDESGRLMLPGCTEQKTINLFQEKVMYFAAGHFHSYRVYPKNQPFFFVPGSLEYWDLREKEPKGYVIFDTETKTHKFYHSYKRKRSIYKIKLSELEDYINNINISEDEIIIFDIIIDKPKIPIWDDIKEFLKTKGALYVEFETYFPEDYGQSDYNISSLTKEQIERNIILSWNNLFSKTEKNVELTLDFLQEAKNHVHEGEKSFELIFSYFDKLLDEIIEVNNDDN, from the coding sequence TTGAAAATACTTCACACATCTGATTGGCATCTTGGCAGGCGTCCCGCTGGTGGGTTGGGTAAATATTCAGAAACTAGATATCAAGACTTTTTCGTCGCAGCTGAACATCTTGTAAAAACTGCCATAGAAGAAAACGTAGATCTTGTAATTATTTCAGGAGACCTGTTTGATTCAAACAGAATCGATCCAGACATATTGCACAGAACAGAAAATATATTGAAACTACTAAAAGAAGCAAACATCACGGTACTAGCGATAGAAGGTAATCACGACATTTCCTACGATAGAACTTCATGGCTGAACTACCTTGAAAAAAAGCAACTGCTAAAAAATCTAAACTTCTCAAGAAACGACAATCTTTTTGAATTCAAACCATACATTTATAATGGCATACCCATATATGGCATTCCGTATCAGGGAACATTTACAGAAGAAACTTTACAAAAATTATCTGAAAATATTGAAGGGCAAGATAACATTGTAATATGCCACACAGCCATTTCAAATGACGAAAGTGGAAGACTAATGTTACCAGGTTGCACCGAACAGAAAACCATAAACCTTTTCCAAGAAAAAGTAATGTATTTTGCTGCAGGTCATTTTCACTCATACAGAGTTTATCCGAAAAATCAACCTTTCTTCTTCGTTCCAGGAAGTCTCGAATACTGGGATCTACGTGAAAAAGAACCGAAGGGTTATGTAATATTCGATACCGAGACCAAAACACACAAATTCTACCATTCTTACAAAAGAAAAAGAAGCATTTACAAAATCAAATTATCGGAACTTGAAGATTATATTAACAACATAAACATATCAGAGGATGAAATAATAATTTTTGATATAATCATCGACAAGCCAAAAATTCCTATTTGGGACGATATCAAAGAATTTCTAAAAACCAAAGGTGCACTGTATGTAGAGTTTGAAACTTACTTTCCGGAAGACTATGGACAATCGGATTATAACATATCATCACTAACCAAAGAACAGATCGAAAGAAACATAATACTCTCTTGGAATAACTTATTCTCAAAAACCGAAAAAAACGTAGAACTTACCCTCGACTTCTTACAAGAAGCTAAAAATCACGTACATGAAGGTGAGAAATCTTTTGAACTAATCTTCTCGTATTTTGATAAATTACTTGACGAAATAATAGAGGTGAACAACGATGATAATTAA